From Sphingobacteriaceae bacterium:
TGGCTGGCCGGCGTCCAGGCCGGCTTTCCCATCGTTCTCGGCTATTTTCCCGTGGCTGTAGCCTTCGGCATGGCGGCCCGCTCGTCGGGGTTGAGCGGGTTGCAGAGCGTAGTGACTTCGGCCGTCCTGTATGCCGGGGCCAGCCAGTTCGCCCTGGTGGGGCTCCTGGGCGCCGGCGAGCCTCCTTTGGTTGTCGGGCTGACGGCCCTGGCCCTCAACGTCCGCCACATTTTCTACGGCCCGGTATTGGCGCCGCTGCTCCAAGGCCTGTCCAGGGGCTGGCGGATGCTGCTGGCTTATGGCCTTACCGATGAAGTCTTTGCCGCAGCGGCCGCCCGGATGGAGTCGTTCCCGCCCCACGAGCGCCCCGGCTGGCTTTGGGGCCTGTCCTGCGCCGCCTACGGGTCATGGCTCCTGGGCACCTGGGTGGGCACCACCGGCGGCGGGGCCATCATGACGGCCTTCCCCCAGTTGGGCCAGGTGCTGTCCTTCGCCCTGCCCGTGCTCTTCCTGGTGCTGCTGCTGCCCCTGCTCAAGGGGCCGGCGGTGGTGACGGCCCTGGCCACGGCGGGGGCTACCCTGCCCTTCCATCTAATGGGCAAGACAGGAATGGGCCTGGCCGTGGGCGTGGTGGCGGGCCTGGTGGCCGGGCTCCTGTGGGAAGCCAAGATGTCCCCCGAGCCCGGGGAAAAGGAGGGCATTTAGTTGGACTGGCTCATCGCCCTCCTCATCGCTGCCATCGGCACCTACTTGATGCGGATCATTCCCTTCAGCCTGGCCTTGACCCGGCGGGGCTCCGCCGCCCAGGCCGCCGAGGAAGGGCTGGGGGCTCGCATCCTGGCCCTGGCGTCGCCCGCCATCATCACCGCCCTCCTGGTGGTGGCGGTGGTGCCGCCCTGGCCCGAGACCGATACGGCAGAACTGCTCCGCCGGGGAGCCGGTCTGGCGGCGGCGGCCCTGGCCCACAGCCGCCGGGCCAACCTGGCCTTGGCGGTGCTGGCAGGCCTCCTGGCCTATGCCGTCCTCAAAATATGACGCATCCTTGACCTTCTGAGAATCATGGTTCCTGGAATGGTTCCTGGAACAAACCTGCCCGCGGACCAGCTTCCCGGAGTTACGCTTCCTGGAGCAGTTCCCGCCCGCCGATGCGCCGGGCGAAGTACAGGTAGATGAGCAGGGCTATGGCCCCGAAGAGGGCCGTGGCCAAGAACATGGCGGCGAAGCCCTGGGCCTCGGCTATCCGCCCCAGCAGCACGGAGCCCAGGCCGATGCCCAGATCGAAGGCGCTGATGTAGGTGGCGTTGGCCACGCCCTTCTGGCCCGGCGGCACCAGGCGCAGGGCTGTGGCCTGCAGGATGGGGTGGGCCGAGCCGAAGGCGATGCTGAACAGGATGGCGGCGAAGACGATGCCCCGCACGGTTTCCGTCTGCCACAAGACCAGCATGGTCAAGGTGGCCGACACCAGGCCGGGGACGATGACGGGCGCGGCCCCGTGGCGGTCGGCCAGCCGGCCGGAAAAGGCCCGGACCACCAGCAGAAATAGGGCATAGACGGTGAAGAACAGCCCCTTGTTCACCCGGATGCTCTCGGCAAACAAGGGCAGGAAGGTGACGATGGACGAATACACCATGGCGAAGAAAAACACCGTGGCCGCCACCGGGAGCACCGCCTTGTTGAACAAGACGACCCGTGGTTTCCTCTCCTTGGGCTGGAAGGGCATCTGGGCCAGGCGGGCGATCATCAGCGAAGTGACGGCCAAGCCGCAGCCCACGAGAAACACGCCGTGATAGGAAATGTACGGCAGCAGCGCCACGGGCAGCAGGGGCCCCACGGCCATGCCCAAGGTGGTGGACATGCCGAACCAGCCCATTCCCTCACCGAAGCGGCGGCGGGGGATGACATCAGAGGCCGCCGTGGCGATGGCGGTGGTGGTGATGGCCCAGCTGAGGCCGTGGACCACCCGCACCAGGGTGAGGGGCACCAGTTCCACCACCCGGGTGTAGGCGAACATGGAAATGGCGAAGAGAAGCAAGCCCCCCAGGACGAACTGCCGGCGGCCCAGCCGGTCCAGCAGGCCACCGACAAAGGGGCGCAGCACCATGGCCGAAATGGTGAAGACAAAGGCCAAGAGGCCCACGTGCGCTTCTGTGCCGCCCAGCTCAACGATGTACAGGGGCAGGGAAGTGAGCAGCAGGTAAAAGCCCGTGGCGAGAAAGAACATGGCTACGGTCAATGCTGTGAAAGATCTGGTCCATAACGGCTGCATCGGTTCACCCGCCTGCCGTCCACCAACCGTATCCCCATCATGATACAGCAACCCGCCGGCAAGAAGCCCATGGGCCCTATTTGCAATGCCCACCTGGGCTGCCATGTTTCGTTATTATGTTCTCAACGGTCAGTGAAGGTAAGGGAGCCGAAATTGCCATGGCGGCCAACATCTTAGTGGTGGACGACGAGCAAGCCATTGCCGATTTGATCGAACTTTACCTGCGCAACGAGAATTTCAACGTCTTCAAGTGCGGCAACGGCCGGGAAGCCTTGGCCTGCGTGGCAGAAGAAGCATTGGACCTGGCCATCCTGGACGTCATGCTGCCCGATATGGACGGTTTCACCCTCTGCCGCCGCATTCGGGAGGAGCATACCTTTCCCATCATCATGCTGACGGCCAAAGATGAGGAAATCGACAAGATCACCGGGCTGACCTTGGGCGCCGACGACTACGTGACCAAGCCCTTTCACCCCTTGGAACTGGTGGCCCGGGTGAAAGCCCAGTTGCGCCGCTTCACCATCTACAACCCCGACCGGGCTGCAGGGGAAGACCAGATCATCGCCTTTTCCGGTTTGGTGCTTAACCGCCGGACGCGCCAATGCACCCTCAACGAAAAGCCCGTATCTTTGACGCCCACGGAATTTGCCATCCTCTGGACGCTGGCTTCCCGGCGGGGGCAGGTGGTCAGTTCCGAAGAGTTGTTCCGTGAGGTATGGGGCGAACAGTACTTCAAGAGCAGCAACAACACGGTCATGGTCCACATTCGCCACCTGCGGGGCAAATTGGGGGATAAGGCCGAAAATCCCAAGTACATCAAGACCGTTTGGGGAGTGGGTTACAAAATTGAAGGATAACTTCCGCCGCCGCCTTATGTTCAGACTGATCGGGAGCACCTTGGTGCAGGTGGTCGCCCTCCTCAGCCTTTGGGGCGGCTTGTACATCCTGATCGGGTCCACGTCTGTAGGTAATGTGGTTGTCCGCCTGCTGCTGCGCATGCTGGGCGACAATTACTTCACCGTGCTCCCCGGGCTGGTTACGGCCTACATGCTCATCCCCGTGGCGGGAGTGGCTTTCCTCGTCTACCGCCCCGTAGCCAAGGCCACGGAATATTTGGACCAATTGGTGAACTCGGTGGATACGCTGCTCCAGGATGACGATACGCTTATTCAACTGCCGGCGGATTTGCAAAGCGTGGAGGTCCAGCTCAACGGCTTGAAGCAGCGGGCGCTGCGCAACGCCCAAGTGGCGGCCCAGGCCGAGCAGCGGAAGAACGACATGGTGGTATACTTGGCCCACGACATCAGAACGCCCCTCACGTCCATCATCGGCTACTTGAGCTTGTTGAACGATAGCCCCGACCTGCCGCCGGACCAGCGGGCCAAGTATGTGAACGTTACCCTGGAAAAAGCGTACCGGTTGGAAGAACTGGTCAATGAGTTTTTCGAAATTACCCGCTTCAACCTGCAAACCATCGTGCTGCAAAAACAACAAATCAACCTGACCCACATGCTGGCCCAGATGGCCGATGAGTTTCACCCCCTGCTGGCCCCGGAAGATAAGCGGATCGTGGTGACGGCGCCCGATGACCTGGTGGTCCGCGCCGATCCCGATAAGCTATCCCGGGTGTTCAACAACATTCTCAAAAACGCCGTGTCCTACAGCCCGGCGGGCAGCGAAATCCACATCGCCGCAGACCGGCAGGAGGAGCAGGGGGTGACGGTGCGCTTCACCAATCGGGGCAACCCCATCCCACCGGAAAAACTGGCCCTCATTTTCGAAAAGTTTTATCGCCTGGATCAGGCCCGTTCCTCCCAAACGGGCGGCGCCGGCCTGGGGTTGGCCATCGCCAAGGAAATCGTGGCCGCCCACGGCGGCACCATCGAAGCCACCAGCGACGAGGAGGAAACGGTGTTCACCGTTACCCTGCCGTGACCTGCAGCAATCCCAGGCGCACCTTAAGACTTTTCTAAGAAAGATTTAAGGGAACCTTACAGCAATCTTCCAAATTAAAACGTCCATCCCGGGTACCATGATGACCGGCCGGCTGCTTTGCGGAAGGGATGTGGTTAGTCATGACAGCAGCGTCCTTGGTACCCGACCTGAAGGCAGGCGTCCCCGGCGCGTGGGAGCGCCTGTTCCACCACTGGTACCCCACTGCATACCGTACGGCCCTGCATATTACTCAAGATGCCGGCAGAGCTGAAGATGCCATTCAGGAAGCCTTGTGCCATGCCTTCCGGCGTATCGGCACCTTGCGCAGCGCCGACCGCCTGGAGGCGTGGCTGCGGGTCATCGTCAGCCGGGCCGCCGTAGATCAAATGCGTTCTAGGGCCCGGCACCGGGAAGTGGTCATGGACGACAGGATCCTGGCCCTGGCGGCGGCCCCGGGCGACCTGTGGCCCGGTTCCCTGGGGGCGGCCACCTTGCCCGAAGAGGCCGCTTTGGCCCGGGTGGAAGCGACGACGGTGCGGAACGCCCTGGCGGCTATGCCGGCCCATTTCCGCCAAGTATT
This genomic window contains:
- a CDS encoding RNA polymerase sigma factor, with translation MTAASLVPDLKAGVPGAWERLFHHWYPTAYRTALHITQDAGRAEDAIQEALCHAFRRIGTLRSADRLEAWLRVIVSRAAVDQMRSRARHREVVMDDRILALAAAPGDLWPGSLGAATLPEEAALARVEATTVRNALAAMPAHFRQVLILYYYHQLTVTEIAQTLGCAAGTVKSRLNRARTHLRQQLAPALAGRPGHPGRGPEATAVGGGNDL
- a CDS encoding ATP-binding protein, which gives rise to MKDNFRRRLMFRLIGSTLVQVVALLSLWGGLYILIGSTSVGNVVVRLLLRMLGDNYFTVLPGLVTAYMLIPVAGVAFLVYRPVAKATEYLDQLVNSVDTLLQDDDTLIQLPADLQSVEVQLNGLKQRALRNAQVAAQAEQRKNDMVVYLAHDIRTPLTSIIGYLSLLNDSPDLPPDQRAKYVNVTLEKAYRLEELVNEFFEITRFNLQTIVLQKQQINLTHMLAQMADEFHPLLAPEDKRIVVTAPDDLVVRADPDKLSRVFNNILKNAVSYSPAGSEIHIAADRQEEQGVTVRFTNRGNPIPPEKLALIFEKFYRLDQARSSQTGGAGLGLAIAKEIVAAHGGTIEATSDEEETVFTVTLP
- a CDS encoding AzlC family ABC transporter permease; translated protein: WLAGVQAGFPIVLGYFPVAVAFGMAARSSGLSGLQSVVTSAVLYAGASQFALVGLLGAGEPPLVVGLTALALNVRHIFYGPVLAPLLQGLSRGWRMLLAYGLTDEVFAAAAARMESFPPHERPGWLWGLSCAAYGSWLLGTWVGTTGGGAIMTAFPQLGQVLSFALPVLFLVLLLPLLKGPAVVTALATAGATLPFHLMGKTGMGLAVGVVAGLVAGLLWEAKMSPEPGEKEGI
- a CDS encoding AzlD domain-containing protein codes for the protein MDWLIALLIAAIGTYLMRIIPFSLALTRRGSAAQAAEEGLGARILALASPAIITALLVVAVVPPWPETDTAELLRRGAGLAAAALAHSRRANLALAVLAGLLAYAVLKI
- a CDS encoding MFS transporter, whose product is MQPLWTRSFTALTVAMFFLATGFYLLLTSLPLYIVELGGTEAHVGLLAFVFTISAMVLRPFVGGLLDRLGRRQFVLGGLLLFAISMFAYTRVVELVPLTLVRVVHGLSWAITTTAIATAASDVIPRRRFGEGMGWFGMSTTLGMAVGPLLPVALLPYISYHGVFLVGCGLAVTSLMIARLAQMPFQPKERKPRVVLFNKAVLPVAATVFFFAMVYSSIVTFLPLFAESIRVNKGLFFTVYALFLLVVRAFSGRLADRHGAAPVIVPGLVSATLTMLVLWQTETVRGIVFAAILFSIAFGSAHPILQATALRLVPPGQKGVANATYISAFDLGIGLGSVLLGRIAEAQGFAAMFLATALFGAIALLIYLYFARRIGGRELLQEA
- the vanR gene encoding VanR-ABDEGLN family response regulator transcription factor, translating into MAANILVVDDEQAIADLIELYLRNENFNVFKCGNGREALACVAEEALDLAILDVMLPDMDGFTLCRRIREEHTFPIIMLTAKDEEIDKITGLTLGADDYVTKPFHPLELVARVKAQLRRFTIYNPDRAAGEDQIIAFSGLVLNRRTRQCTLNEKPVSLTPTEFAILWTLASRRGQVVSSEELFREVWGEQYFKSSNNTVMVHIRHLRGKLGDKAENPKYIKTVWGVGYKIEG